A DNA window from Engystomops pustulosus chromosome 10, aEngPut4.maternal, whole genome shotgun sequence contains the following coding sequences:
- the NOS1AP gene encoding carboxyl-terminal PDZ ligand of neuronal nitric oxide synthase protein isoform X3, which translates to MPAKSRYNLVDDGHDLRIPLHNEEAFQHGICFEAKYIGSLDVPRPNSRVEIVAAMRRIRYEFKAKNIKKKKVNLLVSVDGVKVLLKKKKKKKEWDWDQSKMLVMQDPIYRIFYVSHDSQDLKIFSYIARDGTSNIFRCNVFKAKKKSQAMRIVRTVGQAFEVCHKLSLQHTEQGGDGREDIESEKSTDDSGVPVTNVVATVDHNADETDIDALDSPVPGDQRPKFNRGVTDLDAVKRESDGADEKKVTILEKVLASPKMLLPSDSQLSPGTPLSVHHQVQLLQQQLQQQQQQTQVAVAQVHLLKDQLSAEAAARLESQARVHQLLLQNKDLLQHISLLVKQVQELEYKLSGKNAMGSQDSLLEITFRSSVLPVLCDPSTPKPEDLPPLTEPDSSFQLGSPLGRTDCLVKVQCYRFVPGEGEGAGELLGSLELYRFRESGIASEYESNTDESEERESLQDEGGRLAHVLHRDMLGDSLDDEIAV; encoded by the exons TATATCGGGAGCTTGGATGTGCCCCGTCCTAACAGCAGGGTGGAGATTGTGGCTGCCATGAGACGGATACGG TATGAATTCAAGGCAAAGAATATCAAGAAGAAGAAAGTTAACCTGTTGGTTTCTGTAGATGGTGTGAAAGTTCTcctaaagaagaagaagaag aagaaagagtgGGACTGGGATCAAAGCAAAATGCTGGTCATGCAAGATCCTATCTACAG AATATTCTATGTTTCTCACGACTCTCAAGACCTCAAGATCTTTAGTTACATTGCCAGAGATGGTACCAGTAATATCTTCCGCTGTAATGTATTTAAGGCCAAGAAAAAG AGCCAAGCCATGCGAATAGTGCGGACTGTGGGCCAAGCATTCGAGGTTTGCCACAAGCTGAGCCTACAGCACACAGAACAGGGAGGGGATGGCCGAGAGGATATAGAGAGTGAGAAGAGCACGGATGACTCAGGTGTGCCAG TAACAAATGTAGTGGCCACTGTGGATCACAATGCTGATGAGACTGATATTGATGCTTTGGACAGTCCTGTCCCTGGAGACCAGCGCCCTAAGTTTAACCGTGGAGTGACAGATTTGGATGCTGTGAAAAGAGAGAGTGATGGAGCAGATGAAAAGAAGGTGACGATCTTG GAAAAAGTTCTAGCCTCTCCCAAGATGTTACTCCCATCAGATAGTCAGCTCTCCCCTGGAACCCCACTCTCTGTTCACCACCAAGTCCAGCTACTTCAACAGCAactacagcaacaacagcagCAAACACAAGTGGCTGTGGCGCAG GTTCATTTGCTGAAGGACCAGTTGTCCGCAGAAGCTGCTGCCAGGCTGGAGTCCCAGGCAAGAGTCCACCAGCTGCTCCTGCAGAATAAGGACTTGCTGCAGCATATCTCTCTGCTGGTAAAACAAGTGCAGGAACTCGAGTACAAGTTATCTGGAAAAAATGCCA TGGGCTCTCAGGACAGCCTCCTTGAAATCACTTTCCGTTCCAGTGTCCTTCCCGTGCTTTGTGATCCTTCTACACCGAAGCCGGAGGATCTACCCCCACTGACCGAACCCGACTCTTCCTTCCAGCTGGGAAGCCCGTTAGGTAGGACAGACTGCTTGGTGAAGGTGCAGTGCTATCGCTTTGTCCCGGGAGAGGGTGAAGGAGCAGGTGAACTTCTTGGCAGTCTTGAGCTCTATAGGTTTAGAGAATCTGGAATAGCATCTGAATATGAATCCAACACTGATGAGAGTGAAGAGAGGGAGTCCTTGCAGGATGAGGGTGGGAGGCTGGCTCATGTTTTACACAGAGACATGCTGGGGGACAGTCTGGACGATGAGATTGCTGTGTAA